The Mesobacillus jeotgali genome window below encodes:
- the rpsD gene encoding 30S ribosomal protein S4 yields the protein MARYTGPSWKLSRRLGISLSGTGKELEKRPYAPGPHGPNQRKKLSEYGLQLQEKQKLRHMYGVTERQFRNLFDKAGKMPGKHGENFMILLEARLDNVVYRLGLARTRRAARQLVNHGHIMVDGARVDIPSYRVAPGQTITLREKSRNLDVVKEAIEVNNFVPDFLTFDADKLEGTFTRMPERSELPAEINEALIVEFYSR from the coding sequence ATGGCTCGTTATACCGGCCCAAGCTGGAAACTATCCCGCCGTCTTGGAATTTCACTAAGCGGTACAGGTAAAGAATTAGAAAAACGCCCTTACGCACCAGGTCCTCATGGTCCTAACCAGCGTAAAAAGCTTTCCGAATACGGATTGCAACTTCAAGAGAAGCAAAAGCTTCGCCACATGTACGGAGTTACTGAGCGCCAGTTCCGTAACTTGTTCGACAAAGCAGGCAAAATGCCTGGTAAGCACGGCGAAAACTTCATGATTCTTCTTGAAGCTCGCCTTGACAACGTTGTTTACCGTCTTGGTCTTGCTCGCACACGTCGTGCAGCTCGCCAGTTAGTAAACCACGGCCACATCATGGTTGATGGCGCACGCGTAGATATCCCATCTTACCGCGTAGCTCCTGGCCAGACAATCACACTTCGTGAAAAGTCTCGCAACCTTGATGTAGTTAAAGAAGCAATCGAAGTAAACAACTTCGTACCTGACTTCTTGACTTTCGATGCAGACAAGCTAGAAGGAACTTTCACTCGTATGCCTGAGCGTTCAGAACTTCCAGCTGAAATCAACGAAGCTCTTATCGTTGAATTCTACTCTCGTTAA
- a CDS encoding putative iron-sulfur cluster-binding metallochaperone: MSDCCNNTKEIKNENVVKCPSCKNRSKNVKLITLKSMLKPSALETLNAKENHYFCSTKDCDVVYFDTNNKEYLLSDIKVVVHQKDASVTTPICYCFDWTKEKIKEYVEKGLTPNPVEHIRENIKENRCGCDVNNPQGSCCLANVTSYIKELT; the protein is encoded by the coding sequence ATGTCAGATTGTTGTAATAACACTAAAGAAATTAAAAATGAAAATGTTGTAAAGTGTCCATCTTGTAAAAATAGATCTAAAAATGTAAAGTTGATAACATTAAAATCAATGCTTAAACCATCTGCATTAGAAACATTAAATGCTAAAGAAAATCACTATTTTTGTTCAACCAAAGATTGTGATGTAGTCTATTTTGATACGAATAATAAAGAGTACCTTTTATCTGACATAAAGGTGGTCGTTCATCAAAAAGATGCCTCAGTAACTACACCAATTTGTTATTGTTTTGATTGGACAAAAGAGAAAATAAAGGAATACGTAGAAAAAGGCCTTACTCCTAATCCAGTAGAACATATTCGAGAGAACATAAAGGAAAACCGATGTGGTTGTGATGTGAATAACCCTCAAGGTAGTTGTTGCTTGGCAAATGTTACAAGCTATATCAAAGAACTAACCTAA
- the merR gene encoding Hg(II)-responsive transcriptional regulator: MNYRISELAERCGVNKETIRYYERLGLLSEPSRTKAGYRMYPEESVDRLQFIKRMQDLGFSLAEIDKLLGVVDKDDERCKDMYDFVVHKIDEVQKKIKDLKRIEHMLINLKDCCPDEKSLHECPIIETLMN; this comes from the coding sequence ATGAATTATCGCATTAGTGAACTTGCAGAAAGGTGTGGGGTCAATAAAGAAACTATAAGATATTACGAAAGATTGGGTCTCCTTTCGGAACCTTCTCGGACAAAAGCTGGATATAGGATGTATCCAGAAGAGTCTGTGGATCGCCTACAATTTATTAAACGAATGCAAGATTTAGGTTTTTCTTTAGCCGAGATCGATAAACTACTTGGAGTTGTTGATAAAGACGACGAACGATGTAAGGATATGTATGATTTTGTTGTTCATAAAATTGATGAAGTTCAAAAGAAAATTAAGGATTTAAAAAGAATCGAACACATGCTAATTAATTTAAAAGATTGTTGTCCTGATGAAAAATCTCTACATGAATGTCCTATTATTGAAACTTTGATGAATTAG